From the genome of Aquiluna borgnonia:
TGTTGGTCGCAGAAGACCGAGCTGATCACATTGATTTGAATTTTGGCTGCCCGGTCCCGAAGGTTACCCGCAAGGGCGGGGGAGCTGCACTGCCTTGGAAGTCAGATCTGTTTAGCTCAATCGTTACATCTGCCGTGAAGGCAGCCGGGGATGTCCCCGTGACAGTCAAGATGCGCAAGGGCATCGATGCTGATCACATCACCTACTTGGACGCCGGTAAGTCCGCCCGTGATGCAGGTGTGGCTGCGGTAGCGCTGCACGGCAGGACCGCAGAGGAGTACTACTCGGGAATCGCGGATTGGGATGCAATTGCCCAGCTCCGAGCAGCGCTTCCTGATGTTCAAGTGCTAGGTAACGGTGATATTTGGTCCGCTGAAGATGCGGTGCGAATGATGGAGCAAACCGGCGTTGATGGAGTTGTAGTGGGCCGTGGTTGCCTAGGTAGGCCTTGGCTTTTCGGTGACCTCGAGCAAGCGATTGGGCGGTATCTCCAGGGGGAGAAATCGCCTGAGATAGCTACCGCGATGCCAACTCTCGGCGAGGTGGCTGAGGCCTTCTATCGTCACATCGAGCTCCTGGTTGAATTTTTTGAGGATGAGGGTCGGGCCTGCAGGGATGTTCGTAAGCATGTGGCTTGGTACTTTAAAGGATATCCGGTCGGTGGTGACTTCAGGGCTCGTCTAGCCCAGGTTGAATCGTTAGAGCACGCCAGGGAAATCCTCGGTGAACTGGATGGCACAGTGGCTTATCCGGGAGAGGATGCGGAGGGTCCAAGGGGTAGGCTCGGCTCCGTGAAGAGCTGTGCGCTACCGGAGAACTGGCTTGATTCGAGAGAACTCAGCCCCAGCCACAAGCTTCAGCTTCAGCAGGCTGAACTTTCGGTTTCGGGGGGCTAGCGTGAAGCCCATAACTCCAGAGGAACCTGGTTACAGCGATCTAGATCGCGAACGATTTGTGCCTCAGGCGTCTTCATCGATGGTCAGGCGCGGTGAGTTTGCCAGAGATCGCGCCCGGGTGCTGCACTCCGCCGCCTTCAGGAGATTGAGCGCGAAGACGCAGGTGCTTTCACCGAGCTCGGGTGATTTTGCCAGAACGCGACTTACTCACTCTCTGGAAGTAGCACAGGTTGGCCGGGAGCTGGCGAGTGTGCTGGGCATAGATCCCGATTTGGTAGACATGGCCTGCCTGGCACATGACCTAGGTCATCCACCCTTCGGACACAATGGTGAATCAGCTTTGAACTTCTGGTCTGCGGAGATTGGTGGCTTCGAGGGAAACGCCCAGACCTTCCGAATCCTCACCCGCCTGGAGCCCAAAATTTACGATGAGCAGGGTAGGGCCAGGGGTTTGAATCTAACCCGCGCCTCCCTTGATGCTTCGACCAAATACCCCTGGCGGCTGTCCGAAGCTCATGAGTTTGGAAACGCCGTCAAGTTTGGCGTCTACGAAGATGACCTAGAGGTTTTCCAGTGGATGAGGGCCGGGGCTCCTGAGGGCGCCAAATGCGTTGAGGCTCAAATCATGGATTTCTCGGACGATGTCGCCTATTCCGTGCACGATTTTGAGGATGCAATTGTTGAGGGTTTCATAGACCCAGCCACTATTTCAGACCCTCAGGCCCGAGAGGCTCTGATTGAAGAGGTTGGGAAGTGGTCCGGGGGAATGCTCGCGAAGGTCCAGCTCGAAGAAGCGTTTCACTTGCTGATGGAATCCAAGTACTGGCTCTACAGTTTTGATGGCTCACCCAGGGACCTTGCTCAACTGAAGAATCTCACGAGTGACCTAATCGGATCCTTTGTTTCTAGGACCACGGATTCGATCTTGGAGAATGCTTCAAGGGCGAAACTCACGCGATTCCGTGCTGGAGTAATCATTCCTTCAAAGGTTCGGAGCGAGATAGCTGTCCTGAAGGGCATTGTCGCTTCTGCGGTCATGACGCACAATTCCAGAGCGCGCTACTACGAGCAGCAGCGTGAACTTCTGATTGAGCTTGCGGATCGACTATTTGAAACCGGCTCTGAGCATCTCGATTCAATTTCTCGTTCGGCATGGCAGCAGGCGTCGAGTGAGATTGCGAGGCGCCGAGTAATTGTGGATCAGGTGGCTTCACTGACAGATCCTGCTGCCATGGCACTGCATGCCAAGCTGACAGCCTAGGATTCCTTACATGGCAGGCCGAGTAAAGCAATCAGACATCGAGGAGCTCAAGGCCAAGCTCGACTTGGTTGAGGTGGTCTCTGCCTACGTTTCTCTGAAACCTGCCAGTGCGGGCTCCTTCAAGGGGCTTTGCCCGTTTCACTCGGAAAAATCCCCGAGTTTTAACGTTCGCAGCTCACCGGCCTTCTACCACTGCTTTGGATGCGGCGCGGGAGGCGATGTTTATAAGTTCGTTCAGGAGATAGAACACGTCGGTTTTACCGAGGCCATCGAGAAACTAGCGGAACGCTCTGGCTTCACCCTTACTTACGAGGATGGGGGAAACCAGGAAACCAGTGGAAGAGCACGACTGCTTTTAGCGAATAATGCAGCGGCTACCTTCTACCAATCGCAGCTTCAGACTCCTGAAGGGGAAACCGGATTCAAATTTCTGCTTTCACGAGGTTTTGATGCCAAGGCAATAGAGCAATTCGGCATTGGCTACGCCCCAAAGGGCTGGCAGTCGCTATTGGAGCAGCTAAAGAAACAGGGCTTTTCCTTGGAAGAGTTAGTCACGGCTGGTTTGGCCATGCCCAGTGAAAAGGGTGGCTATGACCGTTTCAGGGGTCGAGTGCTCTGGCCGATCCGGGACGCGAATGGTCAGGTTCTGGGATTTGGCGCCCGAAAGCTTTACGAGGAGGATCAAGGGCCAAAATACCTCAACACCCCCGAGACGCCGGTATACCACAAGGGGTCGGTGCTCTACGGGCTGGACTTTGCGAGAAAAGAGATCATCAAGCGCAAGGAAATTGTCGTCGTTGAGGGTTACACCGACGTCATGGCCTGCCATTTAGCCGGGTTTCCAAATGCCGTCGCAACCTGCGGAACTGCTTTTGGTGAGGATCACATCAAGTTAATTAATCGGCTCTTTGGCACCTCTGACGAACCGGCTTCGGTGGTGTTCACTTTTGACCCCGATGCCGCCGGGCAAAAGGCCGCCCTACGAATGTATTCCGACACTTCTAAATTCAATGCCCTCACCTTCGTGGCATCGGGTCCCGATGGTTTGGACCCTTCCGATCTTCGTCAGCAGCGTGGGGATGCTGCGATTGGCCAAATGCTGGAGGCAAGAAAGCCGCTGTTTGAGTTTGTCATCAGGCACCGCATCGCAAAGTTCTCGCTCGCTGACCTCGACTCAAGGGCTGCTGCGGCTCGCGCTGCCGCACCCGTGGTCGCCGAAATTGTAGATCCGGCTTTGCGTGCCGGTTACACAAGACAGTTAGCCGATTGGGTTTCACTGGACATCTCAGAAGTGTCTCAGCTGGTCTCGCAGGTTGGTAGAAGTCAGGTTGTGGAGCGGGTGACCCCATTGAGGGCCGAGGCAAAGCCGGTGCAAGATTCGCCAGCTTCCAAGTTTGAGCGGCAGGTATTAGAAGTCTTGGTTCAGGCACCAAAGGCGTTTGACGGGGACAAATTGGCTCGCATCGTTGGGGCGGGTTTTCAAAGCTCCAGCTACCAACTTGTCGCTGACGCCGCTAACCGAATTTCTCAGAATTTAGGATCGCCGGATTGGGTCAACCAGCTCGCCAATCAGCTCTCAGGTGAAGAGTTAGACCTGCTCAGAGCACTCGCCCTTGCACCCCTTCCGGCCTCGACCGCAGCGGAAATTGAGCGCTATGCCAAAGGTGTCGTTGCTGGGGCCATGTTGCAAGCCCTTGCAAGGGAGAAGACTGACTTGCTAGCAGCCCTCAAACGCATCGACATGTCTAATCAAGCGGACGCGTATGCCATGGTTCAGCGTCAGCTCGTTGAACTTGAGACAGAGCGCAGAACCTATATGCAGTAGCGAAAATTCTGCTAATGTTGTCGGGCACCCAGCGGTGCTTTTCCTCGGTAGCTCAATTGGCAGAGCAATCGGCTGTTAACCGATAGGTTCTTGGTTCGAGTCCAAGCCGGGGAGCCACTTCCCTAAGGAATCTCCTTGAAGAGTGTTCTCTCCACATCAATCTCCGTGGGCCTGGCAACGGGTCTCTATGGAATTTCCTTTGGTGCTTTGGCTGCGGCAAGCGGTCTCGATCTTCTCTCGGTAATGCTCTTGAGCACGCTGATGTTTTCAGGTGCCTCGCAGTTCGCTTTCGTCGGTGTTATCGCATCTGGGGGCAGTGATCTTTCAGCCATAATCAGCTCCTGGTTGCTGGGTGTGAGGAATCACTTCTACGCGTTGCGACTTAACCCAGTGATCTCACCCAATGCTTTTTGGAAGCTGCTGGCTGCTCATCTCACCATCGATGAATCCAATGCCGTCTCTGCAGCCCAGGATGATTTGAAAAAGCAACGCGTTGGTTTCTGGGCGACGGGGCTGGCTGTATTTGTCTTTTGGAACCTGGCCACTTTGATGGGTGCACTGCTCGGAGACTTCTTGGGCTCAATTGAAACTTGGGGTCTCGACGCAGCAGCAGTAGCTGCATTCTTAGGTTTGGTTTGGAATCGCCTACGCGGAAACGAGCTCTTGGCAATCTTGGCAGTAGCAGTTGCGCTGCTGGGGTCGCTGTTTTTGCCAGCGGGAGTGCCAATTCTCCTGACTGTGGTGGTCGCACTTCTGCCGGTGGGTAAGAAATGATCTGGGCGGTTGTGGCAGCAAGTCTCGCGGTTTTTAGCTGGAAATACCTCGGATACCTGGTTCCTGAGAGGTACATAAAAGGTTGGGTCAGAGATTTTGCCTCGAGGGTGACTGTCGTAATGCTGACGGGTTTGGTTGCGGTTCAGACCTTCGCTGTTCAAGGGGGCCTGGCGATCGACGCTCGAGCTGTTTCCCTCGCACTGGCGGCTGTTCTGTTTGCGTTGAGGGTGCCCTACATCGTTGTCGTGGTAGCTGCTGCGGCAGTTGCAGCGATTCTGCGCAACTTCCTAGGGCTCTAGGTAATCCTCGCCAGGCATCCAGC
Proteins encoded in this window:
- the dusB gene encoding tRNA dihydrouridine synthase DusB, coding for MALKYGKHEIAIPVVLAPMAGITNTAYRRLCQEYGGGLFVSEMVTSRALVERTPESMRLIGHHESEKIRSVQLYGVDPKTISEAVTMLVAEDRADHIDLNFGCPVPKVTRKGGGAALPWKSDLFSSIVTSAVKAAGDVPVTVKMRKGIDADHITYLDAGKSARDAGVAAVALHGRTAEEYYSGIADWDAIAQLRAALPDVQVLGNGDIWSAEDAVRMMEQTGVDGVVVGRGCLGRPWLFGDLEQAIGRYLQGEKSPEIATAMPTLGEVAEAFYRHIELLVEFFEDEGRACRDVRKHVAWYFKGYPVGGDFRARLAQVESLEHAREILGELDGTVAYPGEDAEGPRGRLGSVKSCALPENWLDSRELSPSHKLQLQQAELSVSGG
- a CDS encoding deoxyguanosinetriphosphate triphosphohydrolase, with the protein product MKPITPEEPGYSDLDRERFVPQASSSMVRRGEFARDRARVLHSAAFRRLSAKTQVLSPSSGDFARTRLTHSLEVAQVGRELASVLGIDPDLVDMACLAHDLGHPPFGHNGESALNFWSAEIGGFEGNAQTFRILTRLEPKIYDEQGRARGLNLTRASLDASTKYPWRLSEAHEFGNAVKFGVYEDDLEVFQWMRAGAPEGAKCVEAQIMDFSDDVAYSVHDFEDAIVEGFIDPATISDPQAREALIEEVGKWSGGMLAKVQLEEAFHLLMESKYWLYSFDGSPRDLAQLKNLTSDLIGSFVSRTTDSILENASRAKLTRFRAGVIIPSKVRSEIAVLKGIVASAVMTHNSRARYYEQQRELLIELADRLFETGSEHLDSISRSAWQQASSEIARRRVIVDQVASLTDPAAMALHAKLTA
- the dnaG gene encoding DNA primase, with translation MAGRVKQSDIEELKAKLDLVEVVSAYVSLKPASAGSFKGLCPFHSEKSPSFNVRSSPAFYHCFGCGAGGDVYKFVQEIEHVGFTEAIEKLAERSGFTLTYEDGGNQETSGRARLLLANNAAATFYQSQLQTPEGETGFKFLLSRGFDAKAIEQFGIGYAPKGWQSLLEQLKKQGFSLEELVTAGLAMPSEKGGYDRFRGRVLWPIRDANGQVLGFGARKLYEEDQGPKYLNTPETPVYHKGSVLYGLDFARKEIIKRKEIVVVEGYTDVMACHLAGFPNAVATCGTAFGEDHIKLINRLFGTSDEPASVVFTFDPDAAGQKAALRMYSDTSKFNALTFVASGPDGLDPSDLRQQRGDAAIGQMLEARKPLFEFVIRHRIAKFSLADLDSRAAAARAAAPVVAEIVDPALRAGYTRQLADWVSLDISEVSQLVSQVGRSQVVERVTPLRAEAKPVQDSPASKFERQVLEVLVQAPKAFDGDKLARIVGAGFQSSSYQLVADAANRISQNLGSPDWVNQLANQLSGEELDLLRALALAPLPASTAAEIERYAKGVVAGAMLQALAREKTDLLAALKRIDMSNQADAYAMVQRQLVELETERRTYMQ
- a CDS encoding AzlC family ABC transporter permease; this translates as MKSVLSTSISVGLATGLYGISFGALAAASGLDLLSVMLLSTLMFSGASQFAFVGVIASGGSDLSAIISSWLLGVRNHFYALRLNPVISPNAFWKLLAAHLTIDESNAVSAAQDDLKKQRVGFWATGLAVFVFWNLATLMGALLGDFLGSIETWGLDAAAVAAFLGLVWNRLRGNELLAILAVAVALLGSLFLPAGVPILLTVVVALLPVGKK
- a CDS encoding AzlD domain-containing protein; amino-acid sequence: MIWAVVAASLAVFSWKYLGYLVPERYIKGWVRDFASRVTVVMLTGLVAVQTFAVQGGLAIDARAVSLALAAVLFALRVPYIVVVVAAAAVAAILRNFLGL